A genomic stretch from Lathyrus oleraceus cultivar Zhongwan6 chromosome 2, CAAS_Psat_ZW6_1.0, whole genome shotgun sequence includes:
- the LOC127122588 gene encoding formin-like protein 14 — translation MLKAILALDSCVLDIDQVENLIKFCPTKEEMEGTARGSAVGFKLDSLLKLSDTCARNKKMTLVHYVCKLLAEKNARTDRIFSIWFSSKIQLEALAEKMQVVHKGSEKVEQELTASENDGSISSGFCKVLKNFLDFAEADVKSLTTLYNSKHSANNTLNPCS, via the exons ATGCTTAAAGCAATTTTGGCATTGGATTCTTGTGTTCTGGATATTGATCAGGTTGAGAACCTCATCAAGTTCTGTCCTACAAAGGAAGAGATGGAG GGAACAGCCCGAGGATCAGCAGTAGGATTCAAATTGGACAGTCTTCTCAAGTTATCTGATACCTGTGcaagaaataaaaaaatgactttAGTACATTATGTGTGTAAGCTTCTTGCTGAGAAAAATGCCAGAACTGATAGAATCTTCTCAATTTGGTTTTCTTCTAAGATCCAACTAGAAGCATTAGCTGAAAAGATGCAAGTTGTGCATAAAGGTTCAGAGAAGGTTGAGCAAGAACTTACTGCTTCTGAAAACGATGGTTCTATATCTTCAGGATTTTGCAAGGTGTTGAAGAATTTTCTTGATTTTGCCGAAGCTGATGTGAAGTCACTTACAACATTGTATAACAGCAAACACAGTGCCAATAACACACTTAACCCGTGTTCATAA